ACATCCAGCACCCTGAGCTGTTCCCCATCCTCAGGCTCCTCTTCAGCTTCGCCCTGCTCGGACAAGGGACCACAGAGGGATCCAAAAGTGTCTAGACTGCGACCAGTGTGATCCGTGTCCAGTgagccataggaacgatattGACGCATATCCAGACCGGAGTCCTCCAATCCCAAGCCATGAGCTGGCGCAGTGCCAATAAATGTGCTAAAGCCAGGAAACTTGGGCAAGTGGATGCGCTGGTGACCAGAAGGCTGACTCTCCAGCGTCTGTTGACTGCCACCCAAGGTGGCAAAGCTAAAGGAAGGCGGCACTGCGGGAAATACATTAAAGAATAATTACAACAATatcatgtatgtatttatgagaAAACCTACGACAACTATCATACGAGGGTGGCTCATCATCCTCCAGCACTTGATGCATTTCATCCACTGCCGTTTCCGTCTCCTGTGTCGGCTCCTCGGTTACCGTTGCCGGTCGTGGCTGCACTCGCTCAATCAGTCGCTGTCTTTCCGGCGTGGGAGTTCGTCGCACGGGTTGCTGGCTGAGAATGGCGGCCCTCAAATGTTGTAGGGGCGTCGTTCCTATGACAATTGGAGCAGACAGATCCGTATCATAGTGAAAGCAGCCCGTTTTCAGCTTCACCTGTAGCGTATAGTGGAGAAACACAATATAATTGGGATTGAGAGTGGAACGTGGCGTATCCATGGGCACACAAATGCTCGACTCATAGACTCGCTTCGATAGCCTTAAGGTACGATCCGTAATCAGCTCTTTGCACAGCGTCTTGGTATAGAAATTCCGTTTAACCGGTTTGCGAGAGAGAAACACAAAATGCTGCTTTATTGACACCTCGAGTCCAATGATGTCATAGTGCGGCGATTGGTTGTCAATCTCAACACAGAAAGGCACATCCTGCAATGGTGTAAATCCTGAGGCTGGCAATGCCAAACTTGAGCTGATCGGACCGGAGATACACGGCCAATGGCAAAGATATTTGATATTCTCGTCCTTAACCGGTAGCTGTGAgtatcaattgaaaaatataaatatatagaaatgaaataattgaaatatttagaataataAAGGGTTCTGAAAAATAATGCacaatttgactttaaattaCTTCAAAAACATTagcaataaaacaattttgaataaataattaaattaatttagaaaaaaaaattaaataaaataaaaaataaaaaaaataaatataaataaatttaaaaaaaaataaaaaatagataaaaataaaattattaatcatTGTAATTTACTATACTAAGGTACATTTGGATCAGGGCTGGAAATACTAAGCACTTgttaactaataaataaattaatttttaaatactggagttttcaagcgaaaaataattattttataaattaagttgaGTATTCAAGTCTTCagaaaattactttgaaaattaattgaatgtaCTTTTAGTTGAAACTTTCCAGTTGACATTAAAAGttcttgaaaattcaaattttggatatttcaataataaataggAATTATAAACTTTCATAGTTTAATTTGATACgactaaattatttattgttccaattgcttttcattttgacTTGACTTTTTGACAGTTAacactcttaaaaaaatttagttttaagttCTGATTTTATTAGAACTTTTGCAATAGTTCAGAAGCAATtcctataaatatattgatgcaAAATAAAGATACTTGCAAGTACTTTCCCAGGTATTTGATTTAcgtaaacaacaaacaatactTCTATGCAATTTTGAAACCTACCGCAAACTCCGGATTGTAATTGAGATCCAGTGTTTGAACGACATTGATGGGCTTGCGAAAGATCTCATCGAAGCCCCAGGGCTTGTCAATGGTCAGCGAGATATTGTAGGCAATATAGCCATAAGGACCCTTACAGGTGCTGGGGCAGTCGGGGGGAATGCGCAGGGTCAGCACGTAAACATGGACACCCGCACGAAAGAGAGAGTTGTCAAAGACATTGGTACGGCTGTGTAGATATTGCTGATGTCCCGAATAGTTGGAGGTCTCGCTTTTGCCGCTCATGGACCACTGCACCTTGGCCTCGCCCTCGAGCGTAACGTAGACAGCTGCGAATGGTACGTCATTGTAGATAAGCAAGTGACTCTCAAGTACTATCTTGGATTTGTGATTTGACCTACCATTCACACGCTTCACTTTATCCGTGCGCAGCAAAATCCTTCCGCTGATGTATTCGCCGCTGTTGTAGACGGGATTAAGGCGATCCAGTTGGAAAACACAGGTGGTGGGCATGGTTGAGAGAATTGAAGATGttgataattattatcagtgacagttcacatcacatcacaaCACATCACATCACAGCAAAGTCACAAGATTaggacaaaaagaaaaaacgcaacaaaatttcaaagcgaacTGAACTTTGGCACAGCCAGACGCGCACTGAGGTCCTTTGTTATGCGTCTGTGCCTGACTATTTCCCTCTCGTTCTGTATTGCATTGACTCGCTCTCGCGCCCAGCATCCGGCAGGCTTTCGCTTTTGTCAACAGGGCGTATGGAGGGCGCGAATCAATAACTTGGCGCCATGCGTCTGTGTAACTGTCTACTGTCTGCTTCTGGTCTAATATATCAAAGCAAAAACCTTCCCAAATGGAGCAACCGTTTGCTGCTTGGCCCTTTCAGTTTCTTTGTTCgcactcaaaaaaaataaaataaaataaaacaaaaaagcaacaacaattgcgaTGCCACGGGACAAATGCGAGGTCAGctgcgttttgttttttgttcccttttttgcccaaaaccaaagccaacaacaagatGTCAACTTATATTTTTGGCGGCAATAAACGCATCTCAAactactaaaatttaatttaaatgtttctcTACATCATTTTTCCGCTCCATTGATGCCACATAATATGGCAAAATAATTGTAGTGCCTCATTTGGTGTTCCTAATATCGAACATTGTTGGGTCCTTGATTTTGGTACCCCTGATAGCCCACGCACTGTTTACTTAATTTCATGACACATTTCCTACACATAATTGAGCCAATGCCTTGATGCTTGCCTTGACCCGTTCCATCGATATGGCTTCGGCATATCATTAAGCAATTCCTATAAATGGGATTGGATATGTTTAACGAAGCGTTAAACCGCAAGGCATTCGCTATATAATATGATTTCTATTATCAGCTGAATTAATTACTTGAGGTATTCTAGtgaatatacaataataaaactttctaTGAATAcagtaataattatttttaaattaactgattagtttttatattaaaacagatTTATTA
The genomic region above belongs to Drosophila innubila isolate TH190305 chromosome 3R unlocalized genomic scaffold, UK_Dinn_1.0 2_E_3R, whole genome shotgun sequence and contains:
- the LOC117791863 gene encoding arrestin domain-containing protein 3 codes for the protein MPTTCVFQLDRLNPVYNSGEYISGRILLRTDKVKRVNAVYVTLEGEAKVQWSMSGKSETSNYSGHQQYLHSRTNVFDNSLFRAGVHVYVLTLRIPPDCPSTCKGPYGYIAYNISLTIDKPWGFDEIFRKPINVVQTLDLNYNPEFALPVKDENIKYLCHWPCISGPISSSLALPASGFTPLQDVPFCVEIDNQSPHYDIIGLEVSIKQHFVFLSRKPVKRNFYTKTLCKELITDRTLRLSKRVYESSICVPMDTPRSTLNPNYIVFLHYTLQVKLKTGCFHYDTDLSAPIVIGTTPLQHLRAAILSQQPVRRTPTPERQRLIERVQPRPATVTEEPTQETETAVDEMHQVLEDDEPPSYDSCLPPSFSFATLGGSQQTLESQPSGHQRIHLPKFPGFSTFIGTAPAHGLGLEDSGLDMRQYRSYGSLDTDHTGRSLDTFGSLCGPLSEQGEAEEEPEDGEQLRVLDVAAQVHDVAPLQPQDEHQF